In one Sphingomonas sp. AP4-R1 genomic region, the following are encoded:
- a CDS encoding efflux RND transporter periplasmic adaptor subunit, with product MKTQTSRMLLSALLPLALTACGKSDKKADDMAGMDMSKDGGKPADKDAVALSARQIADAGIETALPTVGGVTGAIELPGLVQGDPQGVQVVSATIGGRLVSLTRNLGQTVRQGDPLAIIESREAASLTAEVEAARARAGLAQSNLRREQRLFAERVSPEQDLIAARTAATEAGIALRLAQQQLGATGGSGGALNRISMRSPISGQVIARPAVLGQTVDANAELYRVANLKQVTVQISLPPTDAGRVRPGMRVEVSAAGRKQDGRVTFVSPVLDDNTRLVQLIATLSNADGIWRVGEPVTAAIMLPAIGDRSIAVPSTAVQSVENRTVVFVRTPTGFRAAPVATGRRNGDQVTITSGLVGTERVATTNSFTLKAELGKGGEMEM from the coding sequence ATGAAGACTCAGACCAGCCGGATGCTCCTGTCCGCACTCCTCCCCCTGGCGCTCACGGCGTGCGGCAAGTCCGACAAGAAGGCCGACGACATGGCCGGGATGGACATGTCCAAGGATGGCGGGAAGCCAGCCGACAAGGACGCGGTGGCCCTCTCCGCCCGGCAGATCGCCGACGCCGGGATAGAGACGGCGCTGCCGACCGTCGGCGGCGTTACCGGTGCAATCGAACTGCCCGGCCTTGTGCAGGGCGATCCTCAAGGCGTTCAGGTGGTCTCCGCGACCATTGGCGGACGTCTGGTCTCGCTCACCCGCAACCTGGGGCAGACCGTCCGGCAGGGAGATCCGCTGGCAATCATCGAGAGCCGCGAAGCCGCATCGCTCACGGCGGAGGTGGAAGCGGCACGCGCGCGCGCCGGTCTCGCTCAATCGAATCTGCGGCGCGAGCAGCGTCTGTTCGCCGAGCGCGTCTCACCCGAACAGGATCTGATCGCTGCTCGGACCGCCGCGACGGAGGCCGGAATCGCACTCCGTCTCGCCCAGCAGCAGCTCGGCGCGACCGGCGGCAGTGGTGGAGCGCTGAACCGCATATCCATGCGCTCGCCCATCTCGGGCCAAGTGATCGCACGCCCGGCGGTGCTCGGGCAGACGGTCGACGCCAATGCCGAGCTCTACCGGGTCGCCAACCTGAAGCAGGTCACGGTCCAGATCTCGCTCCCCCCGACCGATGCGGGCCGTGTTCGACCGGGCATGCGGGTCGAGGTGTCGGCGGCCGGCCGCAAGCAGGACGGTCGGGTCACCTTCGTCTCCCCCGTACTCGACGACAACACCCGGCTCGTGCAGCTGATCGCCACGCTGAGCAACGCTGACGGCATCTGGCGCGTCGGCGAACCCGTCACGGCCGCCATCATGCTTCCCGCGATCGGAGACCGCAGCATCGCCGTTCCGTCCACCGCCGTGCAGTCGGTCGAGAACAGGACGGTGGTCTTCGTGCGGACGCCGACCGGATTCCGCGCGGCGCCGGTCGCGACCGGACGGCGGAACGGCGACCAAGTGACCATCACCTCGGGCCTCGTCGGCACCGAGCGAGTTGCCACCACCAACAGCTTCACGCTCAAGGCCGAACTCGGCAAGGGCGGCGAGATGGAGATGTGA
- a CDS encoding efflux RND transporter permease subunit yields MISRLVTFSVERRWLILLLTAIAALAGIFALQRLPIDAVPDITNNQVQVNVLAPSLSPDQIERQVSFTIETSLAGIPGLKFTRSLNRNGFAQITAVFSDSTDIYFARQQVAERMRMAQERLPAGIMPEMGPIATGLGDIFMWTVEFRELDQVKHRDGEPGLQRDGSYITPEGEHLVSEADKATYLHTVQEWIVSPQLRGTEGVAGVDSLGGYDREYLVVPDMQRLASMRITIQDLATALERSNTSVGAGTVDLNGAGLFVRSDARVRTADELARTIVATREGVPVQLSQVATVRAGQGIRTGSASENGHEVVVGTAVMRIGENSRTVATAVAERLKVIGKSLPADVVAKPVLDRTELVNSTIATVARNLAEGAVLVIVVLFALLGNFRAALIAALVIPITMLLTATGMLRAGVSANLMSLGALDFGLIVDGAVIIVENALRRLGERQHETEGPLPLKERLAVVAASAREMIRPSLYGQAIIIIVYTPLLTFSGVEGKMFEPMALTVIIALLFAFVLSVTFVPAAVGAFLVGRVEEKESRIVHWLRKRYEPGLEAAMRRPSVTIGGAVVGVVLAALAFTTLGQEFLPQLDEGDILVQAWRPPGTSVDQSQRMQFAVEKTISREPEVRYAFSRTGTSEIASDPMPPNATDTFVMLKPRKEWPDPSLPKAELVERIEKKVSTIPGNSYEITQPIQMRFNELIAGVRGDIAVKVFGDDFGSMNATAVRIAEVLRRVRGAADVRVEQTEGLPLLDIRPNRDAMARVGVTAGDVQDLVSATVGGKQAGMIFEGDRRFPVVIRLDQSSRSDMQRLGQLPVPTANGSFVPLASVAEIAIGDGPNQISRENGKRRVVVQANVRGRDVAGVVADAQAAIDAQVQLSPGTYLQWGGQFENLASARQRLAIVVPVCFTVIMLLLYGALGSVRDALIVFTGVPLALVGGVLALWLRGMPFSVSAAVGFIALSGVAVLNGLVMVSSIHDLLDRGMDRAEAARAGALVRLRPVAMTALVASFGFVPMALGHGAGAEVQKPLATVVIGGLISATLLTLFVLPTLYARFGQRHGQEPGGGADPASPPIDPRTEMGK; encoded by the coding sequence GTGATCTCCCGCCTAGTAACATTCTCGGTCGAGCGACGCTGGCTCATCCTGCTGCTCACCGCAATCGCCGCGCTTGCGGGCATCTTCGCCCTCCAGCGCCTCCCCATCGACGCCGTCCCCGACATCACCAACAACCAAGTGCAGGTGAACGTCCTCGCGCCTTCACTGTCGCCCGACCAGATCGAGCGGCAGGTCTCGTTCACGATCGAGACGTCGCTCGCAGGCATCCCAGGCCTAAAGTTCACCCGATCGCTCAATCGCAACGGCTTCGCACAGATCACGGCCGTCTTCTCCGACAGCACCGACATCTACTTCGCGCGTCAGCAGGTCGCCGAGCGGATGCGGATGGCCCAGGAGCGGCTGCCGGCAGGCATCATGCCGGAGATGGGGCCGATCGCCACCGGGCTCGGCGACATCTTCATGTGGACGGTGGAATTCCGGGAGCTGGACCAGGTCAAGCACCGCGACGGCGAGCCCGGCCTTCAGCGCGACGGCAGCTACATCACGCCCGAGGGCGAGCACCTCGTCAGCGAGGCGGACAAGGCGACCTACCTCCACACCGTGCAGGAGTGGATCGTCTCGCCGCAGCTCCGCGGCACCGAGGGGGTCGCGGGCGTCGACTCGCTGGGCGGCTACGACCGCGAATATCTCGTCGTGCCCGACATGCAGCGCCTGGCGTCCATGCGGATCACCATCCAGGACCTCGCAACCGCGCTGGAGCGCAGCAACACGAGCGTCGGGGCGGGCACGGTCGACCTGAACGGCGCCGGCCTGTTCGTTCGGTCGGACGCACGCGTCCGCACCGCCGACGAATTGGCCCGAACGATCGTGGCCACGCGTGAAGGCGTGCCGGTCCAGCTGAGCCAGGTCGCCACCGTCCGAGCGGGTCAGGGCATTCGCACCGGCTCCGCATCTGAAAATGGCCACGAGGTCGTGGTCGGCACCGCCGTGATGCGGATCGGCGAGAACAGCCGCACCGTCGCCACGGCGGTTGCGGAACGCCTCAAGGTGATCGGCAAGTCGCTGCCCGCCGATGTGGTGGCCAAGCCCGTCCTCGACCGCACGGAACTGGTCAACTCGACGATCGCCACGGTCGCCCGCAATCTCGCCGAAGGTGCCGTCCTCGTCATCGTCGTGCTATTCGCGTTGCTCGGCAACTTCCGCGCGGCGCTGATAGCGGCGCTCGTCATCCCCATCACCATGCTGCTCACTGCGACAGGCATGCTGCGCGCAGGCGTGTCGGCCAATCTGATGAGCCTCGGCGCGCTCGACTTCGGCCTCATCGTCGATGGTGCGGTCATCATCGTCGAGAACGCGCTGCGTCGGTTGGGGGAACGCCAGCACGAGACCGAGGGGCCGCTGCCCCTGAAGGAACGGCTCGCCGTCGTGGCGGCATCCGCCCGCGAGATGATCAGGCCTTCCCTATACGGCCAGGCCATCATCATCATCGTCTACACGCCGCTGCTCACCTTCTCGGGCGTCGAGGGCAAGATGTTCGAACCGATGGCGCTCACCGTCATCATCGCGCTGCTCTTCGCGTTCGTGCTGTCGGTCACATTCGTGCCAGCGGCCGTCGGTGCCTTCCTCGTCGGTCGCGTCGAGGAGAAGGAAAGCAGGATCGTGCACTGGCTGCGGAAACGATATGAGCCCGGGCTGGAGGCGGCCATGCGCCGGCCGAGCGTCACGATCGGCGGCGCCGTCGTCGGCGTCGTGCTGGCCGCACTCGCCTTCACCACGCTGGGCCAGGAGTTCCTTCCCCAGCTCGACGAGGGCGACATCCTGGTACAGGCTTGGCGCCCGCCGGGCACGTCGGTCGACCAGAGCCAGCGCATGCAATTCGCGGTCGAGAAGACGATCAGCCGCGAACCCGAGGTTCGCTACGCCTTCTCGCGCACCGGCACGTCCGAGATCGCGTCGGACCCCATGCCGCCCAACGCCACCGACACCTTCGTCATGCTGAAGCCGCGCAAGGAGTGGCCGGATCCCAGCCTGCCGAAGGCCGAGCTGGTCGAACGGATCGAGAAGAAGGTCTCGACGATCCCAGGCAACAGCTACGAGATCACCCAACCGATCCAGATGCGCTTCAACGAGCTGATTGCCGGTGTGCGCGGCGACATCGCGGTCAAGGTGTTCGGGGACGACTTCGGCAGCATGAACGCCACGGCGGTCCGCATCGCCGAGGTGCTCCGCAGGGTGCGCGGCGCAGCAGACGTTCGGGTGGAGCAGACCGAGGGTTTGCCGCTGCTCGACATCCGACCCAACCGGGACGCCATGGCCCGGGTCGGCGTGACCGCCGGCGACGTGCAGGACCTCGTGTCCGCCACGGTAGGCGGCAAGCAGGCCGGGATGATCTTCGAAGGGGATCGCCGCTTCCCGGTCGTCATACGCCTCGACCAGTCGTCCCGCTCCGACATGCAGAGGCTGGGGCAGCTGCCGGTGCCGACCGCGAACGGATCATTCGTGCCGCTGGCGAGCGTCGCCGAGATCGCGATCGGTGACGGGCCGAACCAGATCAGTCGCGAGAACGGCAAGCGGCGCGTCGTCGTTCAAGCCAACGTGCGCGGCCGCGACGTCGCGGGGGTCGTCGCAGACGCCCAGGCGGCCATCGACGCGCAGGTCCAGCTGTCCCCTGGCACCTATCTGCAATGGGGCGGCCAGTTCGAAAACCTCGCGAGCGCACGCCAGCGGCTCGCGATCGTCGTGCCCGTCTGCTTCACCGTGATCATGCTGCTGCTCTACGGAGCCTTGGGTTCGGTGAGGGACGCGCTGATCGTCTTCACGGGCGTGCCGCTCGCGCTCGTCGGCGGCGTCCTCGCACTCTGGCTGCGCGGCATGCCGTTCTCGGTCTCGGCGGCGGTCGGCTTCATCGCGCTTTCGGGCGTCGCGGTGCTGAACGGTCTGGTGATGGTATCCTCGATCCACGATCTGCTAGATCGCGGAATGGATCGGGCGGAGGCTGCCCGCGCGGGGGCTCTCGTCCGTCTCAGGCCGGTGGCGATGACGGCGCTCGTCGCCAGCTTCGGATTCGTGCCCATGGCGCTCGGCCACGGCGCCGGTGCCGAGGTGCAGAAGCCGCTTGCGACCGTCGTGATCGGTGGCCTGATTTCCGCGACTCTGCTGACCTTGTTTGTCCTGCCGACGCTCTACGCGCGCTTCGGACAGAGGCACGGGCAAGAACCGGGCGGCGGAGCAGATCCCGCATCACCACCAATCGATCCCCGAACGGAGATGGGAAAATGA
- a CDS encoding GNAT family N-acetyltransferase, with protein MAGPVEGAFMEIRQDDPAAPHVADLLAHHLRELQDVMAEYAFALDASGLSAPSVTFWTAWDDETLAGFGALKQLSPSHGEVKSMRASPAARGKGVGRAILAHIVAEARKRGYERLSLETGTATLHAPAISLYRSAGFVSCGAFSNYQPSAHNQFFMLDLGVQADDPVR; from the coding sequence ATGGCAGGACCCGTGGAAGGGGCGTTTATGGAAATAAGGCAAGACGACCCGGCGGCACCTCATGTCGCTGATTTGTTGGCGCACCATCTGCGAGAGCTTCAGGATGTGATGGCCGAGTACGCGTTTGCCCTCGACGCATCCGGCCTATCTGCGCCAAGCGTCACCTTCTGGACTGCTTGGGATGACGAAACGCTCGCGGGCTTTGGCGCCCTGAAGCAGCTCAGCCCGTCTCATGGCGAAGTGAAGTCGATGCGCGCGTCTCCCGCAGCTCGCGGCAAGGGCGTAGGCCGAGCAATACTCGCACACATCGTCGCCGAAGCCCGAAAGCGTGGCTACGAACGCCTTAGCTTGGAGACGGGCACCGCGACGCTCCATGCTCCAGCAATTTCGCTCTATCGCAGCGCTGGGTTCGTATCGTGTGGTGCCTTCAGTAACTATCAGCCGAGCGCTCACAATCAGTTCTTCATGCTTGATCTGGGCGTTCAGGCGGATGATCCGGTTCGCTGA
- a CDS encoding NUDIX hydrolase codes for MLQSAAIPYRIDDAGGILVLLVRSRTRQRWIVPKGKIGSRMLASRSAEREAFEEAGVLGRISHQPIGTYRQPASARSLIGEEAVIQAYPLEVVDELPVWQEMHQRERRWFTIKEALQVVRDPEIKALIRKFRSYVRGLKKV; via the coding sequence ATGCTTCAATCCGCAGCGATACCCTATCGGATCGACGATGCGGGCGGCATTTTGGTGTTGCTCGTCCGGTCGCGTACCAGGCAGAGATGGATCGTCCCGAAGGGCAAGATCGGCTCGAGAATGCTCGCCAGCCGATCCGCCGAGCGCGAGGCATTCGAGGAGGCTGGCGTCCTCGGTCGGATCAGTCACCAGCCAATAGGGACGTATCGACAGCCGGCTAGCGCTCGCTCGCTGATCGGAGAGGAGGCAGTTATACAAGCTTACCCTCTGGAAGTGGTCGATGAACTCCCGGTCTGGCAGGAAATGCATCAACGCGAGCGCCGGTGGTTCACCATCAAGGAGGCTCTTCAGGTCGTGCGTGATCCGGAGATCAAGGCATTGATCCGAAAGTTCCGGTCCTACGTTCGTGGACTTAAAAAGGTTTGA
- a CDS encoding aspartyl protease family protein, translated as MPLAAGAASGAPPGHLPTLVEPTMMPPIPPASIDEALEVGGEAIEGRKIDTRMTVDVRLNDRGPFRFIVDSGADTSVISASVAHALQLPAGTPVILNGTTASSQVDRVHVATFGLGSTTIKDLELPVLEDRFVGADGLIGIDALVRQRLMLDFEARLIKVEDASEPETQSDGEIVVTARRHDGQLILTQAKANGKSINVIIDTGSEVTIGNLALRGLLVRRGGAKLSPIAVSGVTGVKVDLEMAQLAELRIGPIVLQNVTIAFAQIPPFVIFGQTKQPALLLGTDLMDTFRRVSLDFRARKVRFQVRRCVSRSIVINNTQAPSYSRLSLADDGNEACQR; from the coding sequence ATGCCTCTCGCCGCCGGCGCTGCATCTGGGGCACCGCCGGGTCACCTGCCCACTCTCGTCGAACCAACGATGATGCCCCCCATTCCGCCAGCCAGCATCGATGAGGCATTGGAGGTCGGCGGCGAAGCGATCGAAGGGCGCAAGATCGATACGCGAATGACCGTCGACGTGCGATTGAACGATCGCGGCCCGTTTCGCTTCATCGTGGACAGCGGCGCCGACACGTCGGTGATCAGTGCGAGCGTCGCCCACGCCCTTCAATTGCCAGCCGGCACGCCAGTCATCCTGAATGGCACGACGGCAAGCAGCCAGGTCGATCGCGTCCATGTCGCAACCTTCGGATTGGGTTCGACCACCATCAAGGATCTGGAACTTCCCGTCCTGGAGGACCGATTTGTCGGTGCTGACGGGCTGATCGGCATCGACGCCCTTGTCCGTCAACGGCTCATGCTGGATTTCGAAGCGCGCCTCATCAAGGTCGAGGATGCGAGTGAGCCGGAGACACAATCGGATGGGGAAATCGTTGTCACCGCACGGCGACATGACGGCCAGTTGATCCTTACCCAGGCGAAGGCCAACGGCAAATCCATCAATGTGATCATCGATACGGGTTCTGAAGTGACGATCGGCAATCTGGCACTGCGCGGTCTGCTGGTGCGTAGAGGCGGCGCGAAACTGTCGCCGATTGCTGTCAGCGGTGTCACAGGCGTGAAGGTCGACCTCGAAATGGCCCAGCTCGCCGAGCTTCGGATCGGTCCGATCGTCCTTCAGAATGTGACCATCGCGTTCGCCCAGATACCCCCCTTCGTGATATTCGGACAGACCAAACAGCCGGCGCTGCTCCTCGGCACAGATCTGATGGATACGTTCCGTCGTGTTTCGCTCGACTTCCGCGCCCGCAAGGTTCGCTTTCAGGTGCGGCGCTGTGTGTCCCGGTCGATCGTTATCAACAACACACAAGCCCCCTCTTACTCGCGCCTATCGCTTGCCGACGACGGCAACGAGGCATGTCAGAGATGA
- a CDS encoding DUF6771 family protein: MNTISTAEIAAVLSTAPAWAKHCLPVADPRLQEKGATEIAVFLCHALEKQAASQMPSEASDPV, translated from the coding sequence ATGAATACCATCAGCACCGCAGAGATTGCCGCTGTTCTGTCGACCGCGCCAGCTTGGGCAAAACATTGCCTTCCTGTCGCGGATCCCCGGCTACAGGAAAAGGGTGCGACCGAAATCGCAGTGTTCTTATGCCATGCGCTTGAGAAACAAGCGGCGTCCCAGATGCCCAGTGAGGCGTCGGATCCAGTATAA
- a CDS encoding response regulator transcription factor, whose protein sequence is MPRVLVIEDDLVVARSIKTQLEKNGHSVALAEDGEAGLTLALSEYFDVIALDRMLPKLDGLSIIGRLRERSIPIPVLVVSALSDVDERIAGLRAGGDDYLVKPFSHQELAARIEALVRRSPAAARREATLRAGTIEIDLLDRKASLEGKLLRLPDMEFRLLEFLVRNAGRVVGRRVIFEQVWGHYFDPGPNLINVHIGRLRKKMETPSRSAVIATVKGEGYRLELS, encoded by the coding sequence ATGCCACGCGTGCTAGTTATCGAGGACGATCTCGTCGTCGCCCGCTCGATCAAGACTCAGTTGGAGAAGAATGGCCACTCCGTGGCGCTTGCGGAGGATGGCGAAGCTGGACTCACCCTGGCGCTTTCCGAATATTTCGATGTAATCGCGCTTGATCGGATGCTGCCGAAACTGGATGGACTGAGCATCATCGGCCGCCTGCGCGAGCGCTCCATTCCGATCCCCGTGCTGGTGGTAAGCGCGCTGTCCGATGTCGACGAGCGGATCGCCGGGTTGCGCGCGGGCGGCGACGATTATCTGGTGAAGCCCTTCTCCCATCAAGAGCTGGCCGCACGCATCGAGGCACTGGTGCGCCGCTCGCCCGCCGCGGCCCGACGGGAAGCCACGTTGCGCGCCGGGACGATCGAAATCGACTTGCTGGATCGGAAAGCCTCACTGGAAGGCAAACTCCTGCGTCTGCCGGACATGGAGTTCCGGCTGCTGGAATTCCTCGTCCGCAACGCCGGCCGCGTGGTGGGGCGGCGCGTTATCTTCGAGCAGGTCTGGGGCCATTATTTCGACCCCGGCCCCAACTTAATCAACGTCCATATTGGCCGCCTGCGCAAGAAGATGGAGACACCCTCGCGGAGCGCCGTCATCGCGACCGTGAAGGGCGAAGGCTATCGGCTTGAGCTATCGTAG
- a CDS encoding ATP-binding protein, whose amino-acid sequence MSYRSRLRLREVQATSAFRLTLVLGSLFAAAMVIMAVVIYTATAQQLIVRSEGMLQRESLRLLNAPSHRVEQDVKEEVARNAKGLDHFGLISADGLTRLAGDIGPYANVVLDHPSDVPDLDGQAAMRVLASRRGDGRIVVVGRDISERRYLLTVVLEVIVGALAIILPGALLIGALISRPSLRRIRDLQSACRRIAVGELDVRMPVAGRGDELDQVAITINDMVGDLERVVSQVKNVTDAIAHDLRTPLTRVKSHLLDYHDRARDGELAEDQVAQLSHDLDLVLERFAALLRIAEIEASARTSRFAEVDLGELVATAAMLHAPVAEDNGIGLTAQVSSHAPALADPQLMLEALSNLIDNALKFAGTAVSVLVTEDGDRILISVSDDGPGIPAAERDAVLQRFYRRGEQDERSGMGLGLSIVSAILHLHKFQLVLEDAHPGLCATIIAHKITHSED is encoded by the coding sequence TTGAGCTATCGTAGCCGGCTGAGGCTGCGGGAGGTTCAGGCAACCTCGGCCTTCCGCCTCACGCTCGTCCTGGGAAGCCTGTTCGCAGCCGCCATGGTGATCATGGCCGTCGTCATCTACACGGCGACGGCGCAGCAATTGATCGTCCGCAGCGAGGGCATGCTGCAGCGGGAATCGCTCCGGCTGCTCAATGCCCCATCACATCGGGTCGAACAGGATGTGAAAGAGGAGGTCGCGCGCAACGCGAAGGGGCTCGATCATTTCGGGCTGATCAGCGCGGACGGTCTCACTCGGCTCGCGGGCGATATCGGGCCTTATGCGAACGTCGTGCTCGATCACCCCAGCGACGTTCCGGATCTGGACGGGCAGGCGGCGATGCGCGTGCTCGCCAGCCGGCGGGGCGATGGCCGCATCGTCGTCGTCGGCCGCGACATCAGCGAGCGCCGCTATCTGCTGACGGTCGTGCTGGAAGTGATCGTCGGCGCGCTGGCGATCATCCTGCCCGGAGCGCTGTTGATCGGGGCGCTGATCAGCCGTCCCTCGCTCAGGCGCATCAGGGATCTTCAGAGCGCATGCCGGCGGATCGCGGTCGGGGAACTCGACGTGCGCATGCCGGTCGCCGGCCGCGGCGACGAGCTCGATCAGGTCGCGATCACGATCAACGACATGGTGGGCGATCTCGAACGCGTGGTGAGCCAGGTCAAGAACGTAACCGATGCGATCGCGCACGATCTGCGAACCCCGTTGACGCGGGTGAAGAGCCATCTTCTCGACTATCATGATCGGGCTCGCGACGGCGAACTGGCGGAGGATCAGGTCGCCCAGCTCAGCCACGATCTCGATCTGGTGCTTGAGCGCTTCGCGGCCTTGCTGCGGATCGCCGAGATAGAGGCGAGTGCACGAACCTCGCGCTTCGCCGAGGTAGATCTGGGCGAACTCGTCGCAACAGCCGCAATGCTGCATGCGCCCGTCGCGGAGGACAATGGTATCGGCCTTACGGCGCAGGTGTCCAGCCACGCTCCCGCGCTCGCCGACCCTCAGCTAATGCTGGAAGCACTTTCGAATCTGATCGACAACGCGCTCAAATTCGCCGGCACCGCCGTATCTGTTCTCGTTACCGAAGATGGCGACCGAATCCTCATATCGGTCAGCGACGATGGCCCCGGCATTCCTGCGGCCGAACGGGACGCTGTTCTCCAGCGTTTTTACCGTCGCGGCGAGCAGGATGAGCGATCGGGCATGGGGCTGGGCCTCAGCATCGTCTCGGCTATTCTGCATCTGCACAAATTCCAGCTCGTGCTGGAGGACGCCCACCCCGGCCTTTGCGCGACGATTATCGCACACAAAATCACGCATTCGGAAGACTAG